In Streptomyces sp. HUAS ZL42, the DNA window AGGAGTTCCCGCCGGACGTCTTCCACACGGTGCTCACCGTGATGCTGGAGGCGCCGTTCCGGCTCATCCGGGGCGCCCTGCCGCACATGTACGGGCAGAGCTGGGGCCGCATCGTCAACGTGTCGTCCGTCCACGGTCTGCGTGCCTCGGCCTACAAGTCGGCGTATGTGGCCGCCAAGCACGGCCTGGAAGGACTGTCCAAGACCGCCGCCCTCGAAGGCGCCCCCCACGGCGTCACATCGAACTGCGTGAACCCGGCGTACGTGCGCACCCCGCTGGTCGAGAAGCAGATCGCCGACCAGGCCCGGGCGCACCGCATCCCCGAGGAGCGTGTCCTGTCCGAGGTGCTGCTGCAGGACAGCGCGGTCAAACGGCTCATCGAGCCGGAGGAGGTGGCCGAGGCGGTGGCGTACCTGTGCAGTCCGCAGG includes these proteins:
- a CDS encoding 3-hydroxybutyrate dehydrogenase — translated: MTPPSALPGTHAPLLDLGGRTALVTGAAGGIGRACALRLAAAGAKVRAVDRDAAGLESLADRSAGLAGGIEPHVLDLTDLDAAELAAAGTDVLVNNAGLQLVRPLEEFPPDVFHTVLTVMLEAPFRLIRGALPHMYGQSWGRIVNVSSVHGLRASAYKSAYVAAKHGLEGLSKTAALEGAPHGVTSNCVNPAYVRTPLVEKQIADQARAHRIPEERVLSEVLLQDSAVKRLIEPEEVAEAVAYLCSPQASFVTGTSLVLDGGWTAH